The following proteins are co-located in the Apium graveolens cultivar Ventura chromosome 5, ASM990537v1, whole genome shotgun sequence genome:
- the LOC141724866 gene encoding vacuolar fusion protein CCZ1 homolog B-like isoform X2 yields the protein MLEAVMGLSPATTASETLKFCIFDLRRGQHEGEELDKILFFYPADLPFSAQLSVIGLSEGLITFTRIFSPEAACEVIEADMHSHVFYEAEPDIWMVLIVEKSNETEAIWRIDALRGILKEVHSLFMMFHGSIRALLDKEPNGGLIRKHLYSFIMDYLSDFLLGKKIQLPNFRNTLKERGTVQMLTVSREAAIEVQSLVRLFESCLGSTSSHSLILFQDLLVSTTLSPDDTVNLYTYAMLRLSPAFSSGSSTWSYLRKGKAASHITGAVSILANTGSGLDQSHGSRDSNPSGDNNHCILRPLQPNKWSRGKDGFLVTDIWGSDANNLVHTTPAVWLQQTEEKMYILAYQHKSLTIILLVPLMSILDGEQGISMVKQQVLENASAKIFKVEEKLSKGWAGENAYHVSGYRYLLVDGDRSTSRASPPGKVTTLMKDSLIAASKLREEVDLEKGRAKWDNTGLEKELEICIRAKNNAWVIARVTRGRELYMVLEKANETLLYASDAVEKFSNKYCNGAFSLE from the exons ATGTTGGAAGCAGTGATGGGTTTGTCACCAGCCACCACTGCGAGTGAGACTTTAAAATTTTGCATATTCGATTTGAGACGCGGGCAGCATGAAGGAGAGGAGCTGgacaaaattttatttttctatcCTGCTGATCTGCCGTTTTCAGCACAACTTTCTGTTATAGGGCTCAGCGAGGGGCTTATCACATTCACAAG AATTTTCTCTCCAGAAGCAGCTTGTGAGGTTATAGAAGCAGATATGCATTCTCACGTTTTTTACGAGGCAGAGCCAGATATTTGGATGGTACTG ATTGTTGAGAAAAGTAATGAGACAGAAGCTATCTGGAGAATTGATGCATTGCGCGGGATTCTTAAGGAAGTACATTCTCTGTTTATGATGTTTCATGGATCTATTAGAGCATTACTCGATAAAGAACCAAATGGTGGACTTATTCGAAAGCATTTGTACTCTTTCATCATGGATTATTTAAGTG ATTTTCTCCTTGGGAAAAAAATCCAGTTACCCAACTTCCGTAATACGTTGAAGGAGCGTGGAACTGTACAAATGCTGACTGTAAGCCGAGAGGCTGCAATTGAGGTTCAG TCACTCGTCAGACTTTTCGAATCATGTTTGGGGAGCACATCATCCCACTCACTAATCTTATTTCAGGACTTGTTGGTGTCTACTACTCTTTCTCCT GATGATACTGTGAACCTCTATACTTATGCCATGCTACGGTTATCTCCTGCCTTCTCATCTGGATCAAGTACCTGGTCCTATCTGCGTAAAGGAAAAGCTGCTTCTCATATAACTGGTGCAGTATCCATACTTGCTAACACTGGTTCAGGTTTGGATCAATCTCATGGTTCTCGTGATTCCAATCCTAGTGGAGATAATAACCATTGTATATTAAGACCCCTACAGCCTAACAAGTGGTCAAGGGGAAAGGATGGTTTTCTTGTAACTGATATTTGGGGTTCTGATGCTAATAACTTGGTTCATACCACCCCAGCAGTATGGCTTCAGCAAACAGAGGAAAAAATGTATATCTTGGCTTACCAGCATAAAAGCCTTACAATAATATTACTCGTTCCTCTCATGTCTATTCTGGATGGAGAGCAAGGTATCTCCATGGTGAAGCAGCAAGTTCTTGAAAAT GCATCAGCAAAGATATTTAAAGTTGAGGAAAAACTATCAAAAGGATGGGCGGGTGAGAATGCGTATCATGTTAGTGGTTACCGTTACTTGCTAGTTGATGGTGATAGGAGTACATCTAGGGCTTCTCCACCTGGAAAAGTGACAACTCTAATGAAG GATTCTTTAATTGCCGCGAGTAAACTTCGAGAAGAAGTTGATTTGGAGAAGGGCAGAGCCAAATGGGACAACACAGGCCTTGAAAAAGAATTAGAAATCTGCATCCGAGCAAAGAATAATGCTTGGGTGATAGCTCGGGTAACAAGGGGCAGGGAACTTTATATGGTACTTGAGAAAGCCAACGAAACACTTCTTTATGCTTCTGATGCTGTCGAGAAGTTCAGTAACAA GTACTGcaatggagctttttctttggaATAG
- the LOC141724866 gene encoding vacuolar fusion protein CCZ1 homolog B-like isoform X1 — MLEAVMGLSPATTASETLKFCIFDLRRGQHEGEELDKILFFYPADLPFSAQLSVIGLSEGLITFTRIFSPEAACEVIEADMHSHVFYEAEPDIWMVLIVEKSNETEAIWRIDALRGILKEVHSLFMMFHGSIRALLDKEPNGGLIRKHLYSFIMDYLSAFHKQSTMDLCGWDFLLGKKIQLPNFRNTLKERGTVQMLTVSREAAIEVQSLVRLFESCLGSTSSHSLILFQDLLVSTTLSPDDTVNLYTYAMLRLSPAFSSGSSTWSYLRKGKAASHITGAVSILANTGSGLDQSHGSRDSNPSGDNNHCILRPLQPNKWSRGKDGFLVTDIWGSDANNLVHTTPAVWLQQTEEKMYILAYQHKSLTIILLVPLMSILDGEQGISMVKQQVLENASAKIFKVEEKLSKGWAGENAYHVSGYRYLLVDGDRSTSRASPPGKVTTLMKDSLIAASKLREEVDLEKGRAKWDNTGLEKELEICIRAKNNAWVIARVTRGRELYMVLEKANETLLYASDAVEKFSNKYCNGAFSLE; from the exons ATGTTGGAAGCAGTGATGGGTTTGTCACCAGCCACCACTGCGAGTGAGACTTTAAAATTTTGCATATTCGATTTGAGACGCGGGCAGCATGAAGGAGAGGAGCTGgacaaaattttatttttctatcCTGCTGATCTGCCGTTTTCAGCACAACTTTCTGTTATAGGGCTCAGCGAGGGGCTTATCACATTCACAAG AATTTTCTCTCCAGAAGCAGCTTGTGAGGTTATAGAAGCAGATATGCATTCTCACGTTTTTTACGAGGCAGAGCCAGATATTTGGATGGTACTG ATTGTTGAGAAAAGTAATGAGACAGAAGCTATCTGGAGAATTGATGCATTGCGCGGGATTCTTAAGGAAGTACATTCTCTGTTTATGATGTTTCATGGATCTATTAGAGCATTACTCGATAAAGAACCAAATGGTGGACTTATTCGAAAGCATTTGTACTCTTTCATCATGGATTATTTAAGTG CATTTCACAAGCAATCAACAATGGATTTGTGCGGCTGGG ATTTTCTCCTTGGGAAAAAAATCCAGTTACCCAACTTCCGTAATACGTTGAAGGAGCGTGGAACTGTACAAATGCTGACTGTAAGCCGAGAGGCTGCAATTGAGGTTCAG TCACTCGTCAGACTTTTCGAATCATGTTTGGGGAGCACATCATCCCACTCACTAATCTTATTTCAGGACTTGTTGGTGTCTACTACTCTTTCTCCT GATGATACTGTGAACCTCTATACTTATGCCATGCTACGGTTATCTCCTGCCTTCTCATCTGGATCAAGTACCTGGTCCTATCTGCGTAAAGGAAAAGCTGCTTCTCATATAACTGGTGCAGTATCCATACTTGCTAACACTGGTTCAGGTTTGGATCAATCTCATGGTTCTCGTGATTCCAATCCTAGTGGAGATAATAACCATTGTATATTAAGACCCCTACAGCCTAACAAGTGGTCAAGGGGAAAGGATGGTTTTCTTGTAACTGATATTTGGGGTTCTGATGCTAATAACTTGGTTCATACCACCCCAGCAGTATGGCTTCAGCAAACAGAGGAAAAAATGTATATCTTGGCTTACCAGCATAAAAGCCTTACAATAATATTACTCGTTCCTCTCATGTCTATTCTGGATGGAGAGCAAGGTATCTCCATGGTGAAGCAGCAAGTTCTTGAAAAT GCATCAGCAAAGATATTTAAAGTTGAGGAAAAACTATCAAAAGGATGGGCGGGTGAGAATGCGTATCATGTTAGTGGTTACCGTTACTTGCTAGTTGATGGTGATAGGAGTACATCTAGGGCTTCTCCACCTGGAAAAGTGACAACTCTAATGAAG GATTCTTTAATTGCCGCGAGTAAACTTCGAGAAGAAGTTGATTTGGAGAAGGGCAGAGCCAAATGGGACAACACAGGCCTTGAAAAAGAATTAGAAATCTGCATCCGAGCAAAGAATAATGCTTGGGTGATAGCTCGGGTAACAAGGGGCAGGGAACTTTATATGGTACTTGAGAAAGCCAACGAAACACTTCTTTATGCTTCTGATGCTGTCGAGAAGTTCAGTAACAA GTACTGcaatggagctttttctttggaATAG